TGTTTCAGGTTCATATTTCAATGAGTTGCCTCCCATGTTAGGACTGAGTATAGtaagggaaattaaaacaaatactcAACCTGATCTTCTCTGCTGTATATCTTCAGGAGACTGGAATTTTGAGACATACAAGAAGCTTGGCTCTGGTACCAGTTTTTGCTCTCATTAAAAAATTGGTAAcagttatttttataacatatccAGTTTTTAGGACATGGGCCACAATAactttctagaaagaaagaataaattattaattcTGTATGAGTCTGAAGATTATAGCAGATTTTGTCTAGACAGGTTAAATGCTCTTTTATTGTAACTTTAACATTCCAGATAACCAACTGGATCCCTCCAATGACATATCTTTACACATTTATAAAGAGAGACAGATGTCAAAACCAAGTATCTTCTGCTTTTTTAGAAGCACTCtttcattgttaaaaaataaaaattgggggaTGTTATGGATTACGGACAGGAATTAATCATTTTCTCATACATTCTCTTGTTAATAACATTGGATACATGCTTATGCTCAATTACATAGAGATTCATATAATCTGTGcttcaaaatattagaaaactttCACTTACCTTGCAAAGAAATTGGAGCTTCTTGGTTGAataatgctattaaaataattaagaggattaagaagtacaaacttccagttgtaaaataagtcatgaaaatgaaaagtatagcatagggaatatagtaaaaaatattgtaatagcattgtataaTGACAGATGGTGATTACATTCATCATtgtgaacactgagtaatgtatagaattgttgaatcactatgttgtacacctaaaactaatataacattatatgtaaaacacagttcaataataaaaaaataaaattattaaaaggttATTAGTAACATAGTCCCAGCAAAAGTAGTTGACACATTTTTACACTAATAGCAAAAACATAAAGACACATACAATATTGCTTGTTTGTGTCTCTGTATTTCTGAATACTAATCAAAGTAATGCATTACAATCATTAGGTCAAGAATGATCTATCTACTTCTCTACTATCACTTACAGTGTATGAATATGGCACTGCATATCATTACCATTATAATGAAATGGATCCCCATAGCTATAGCAATGGCGCGGGCTACAAAAAATGGAGatgctgtcaaaaaaaaaaaaaaaaggatgagaaagaatagaaaataaagattaaaaagtttGGTATGTTCATATTTGATATAAATGTTATGAGTGTTTTTTAGGGGGAAGGGACATCAGTACTTTTACTCAGAACTAGTAAAATAAGTACTTTgcaagtgattaaaaaaagaaaaagactacagAAATGCATACTCCCTTACTGTTTCTCTCTAAGAGTTCTCCAGTTTCAACCATAGAATAAATCatggctataatttaaaaaatatttttatgtagataCAAGAATAAATATAGACATTTCCCTTCAATCCCTTTTTAAGAACACGTTGAAGAAACTGCAGAAAATACTTCGTGATTATTCTTAGATTATACTTAGTGATTATTCTATATCATGTCTTATAAagtcaaaattttataaatagttgCTTTCATTACATTTCATTGATACGTGGACAAAATCTATTgacaaacttaattttttccaaCATGAATTTAAATTGTTTCTGAGTTTTGTTATTAGATATAACAatatgaaataatgttttatacaCACCAGTGTATATTTTTGAGTTCCTCTCTAAGAGAAATACCTGAGAGAGTAACTGCTGAGTCAAAGggcatttgcatttaaaatttttgtagtGATTGAAATTTTCagtccaaagaagaaataccaaTTTATGTAGtaccagaaataaatttaaaagcctGTTTGCTCACATCTTCTCTGCACTAAATATtactcacattttaaatatataaaccttataatccatatttttaatttaaatttcctgtTATGAATAAGATTGGACATCTTTTACTATggttaaataatgtttttattttatttctctgataattCTCTTGTTTGTTTTGAGTAGCTGgttcctttttttgcttttggggttAAGGGTATTAGTTCATTTCTTACCATATGTTTTGCAAACACACATCTCAGATTTTTCTGCTTTAACATTATGAAATTGTGAGAGTGTTGAATGTGTAATGGTTACCTTGATCAAATTTTCctttataactgatttttttggatatgataaAATGTCTTCATTATTCTTAGTTCATAAAGTAGGTTGAACTCATGTGTCATCATGTTatatggtttccttttttatttgacctatttgatatttgtgtgtgtgtgtgtgtgtgtgtgtgtgtgtgtaataaataaGGTaggaacttaaatttaaaattattttttccaaatgggTACTGAATTTTTCTAACATCATTTACTGAATAAATCAATGTGTTCTCATTGTTATGAAATACCACCTTTAGCATATAATacattcatatttgtattttcatttattcctataTTCTTTATGCACTTTCTATTCAAACTATATGTAAAATTCCCTTAGTTTTGCAACATGCTTGAGTTTTTCACAGTACCCACAACtatatattacatttctttttcaaaatattttgggtTATCATTCCACTTTATATGTAccttaagaactttaaaataaaaagaacttggggtacctgggtggctcagtgggttaagcctctgccttcggctcaggtcatgatcccagcttcctgggatcgagccccatattgggctccctgctcggcaggaagcctccttctccctctcctactccccctgcttcttgtattccctctcttgctgtgtctctctctgtcaaataaataaataaaatcttttaaaaaaagaaaaagaaaaaaaaataaaaagaactttaagTTTTTCAAGAAcctgtatgtttaaaatattgtaattaaTCTTTCAATAGAGTCAcattaaatgcataaatacatggagataatttacatctttaaaatgttttttcccaTTATGCAtgtcttattttatgtttgtcaatacaattttttattaaagattttatttatttatttgacagagatcacaagtaggcagagaggcaggcagagagagggggaagcagactccctgccgagcagaaagccctatgtggggctcaatcccaggaccctgggatcacgacctgagccaaaggcagaggttttaacccactgagccacccaggtggccctgttaATACAACTTTAAATTGATAGTTTTACTTCtagtgtttttaattaaaaagtttatttctgtatttttttaaaaaaaattggtcttgtatatatggaatttttgtttcatcacatttttgttgtttttctagaTAGTAAggcaattgatttttatatcttatcTTCAATTGAGTCCTCATATCAGATTTTCTTATTGTTTGCCATATTCTTGAATGAAGCTTTTGAAGGTCTTTAaaaggttgctgggggggaggggggatgggagagggtggtggggatatagacattggggaggatatgtgctatcatgagtgctgtgaaatgtgtaaacctggcagttcacagacctgtacccctggggataaaaatatatgtttattaaaaaatttaaaaattaaaaaaaagtattttaaattacatataatttcaaGTAATGGttttttttgcccttttattCTAATGTCAcatcatttgcttttttcttttttttggttattcATGTTGGCTAGCACCAGCAGAACAATCACTATTAGTCAACAACAATGAGAGCAAAAATTCTTGTCTTTTCTAACTATAATAAAAATGCAGGGGCgccggggtgactcagtgggttaaagcctctgccttcggctcaggtcatgaacccagggtcctgggattgagccccacattgggctctctgcttggcagggagcctgcttccccctctctctctgcctgcctctgcctacttgtgatctctgtctgtgaaataaataaataaaacctgtaaaaaacaaaatgcagctaGCATTTATCAATAAGCATAATGATAACTTCTGAACAAGTATATGtttgaaaaaagtatttatttattagagatttttaaaattaagttctttTAAATTAAGAACTCAGAGTGATTTTTATCTAAAACCTTTTCAACATTATGCATATGATCATACAAGCTTTCCCCTTTGATGACTACATATGGCACATTTCCCTCCCTGTAATCCACtcataaataatcatttattttttaagactttatgaaGATTCATAAGTGAGAAGtatgttgttttcctttctgtgtaaACCACTTCAGGCTCTATTTTCAATGGTATTCTGGCTTGCTAAAAGACAGAGAGCTTATCTCTGTACATTCTGAAACATTTCTGTGGATGACAATCAAATTGTTGCTTCCACACCTTTAAGAACAGATCTCTGAAagatattttgtatttcctttaccttttgtttccatttcatttacttctccTTAAAGTTAGTTGTTCAGTGCTCCCTTAGAAACTGCTGTCTCATATTCAATGTAATCTCTAGccaaataccaaaagcatttttcatggaGCCAGAACACAATTCCAtacaaaccatgaaagaccctgaatacccaaagcaaccttgagaaagaaaagcaaaactagaaGCTTTACAATTCCACACTTCCAGTTATATTACAAAcctgtagtaatcaagacagtatggtcctggcacaaaaatggacacatagattaatagaatagaatagaaaatccagaaatgaacccacagctCTATGACcaactaacctttgacaaagcaataaagaatatccaatagaaaaaggacagtctctttgacaaatggtgttgggaaaattggagagcaacatgcaaaagaaagaaagtggatcactttcttataccatacacagaaataaatttaaagttgatgaaagacctaaatgtgagacaggaaaccatgaGAACCCTACAGGAGAACAGAGACAGTaaactctttgacattggccatagcaacttcttactagtatgtctcctgaggcaagaaaaacaaaagcataaataaactattggaacttataaaaataaaaaccttcttcatagtgaaggaaacactcaacagaactgaaagacaacctatggaataggaaaagatacttgcaaatgacattatctgataaagggttaatatccaacgTTTaggaagaacttataaaactcaacccAACCCCCCCAAAATTACCCagttaaaatgggcaaaggcatgaatagacattttacaAAGACATCTAGGTgtccaacagacatatgaaaagatgtccaacattactcataatcagggaaatacaaatcaaaactatgatgagatatcAACAGATACCAGttgaaatggctaaaatgaacaacacaggaaacaccAGACATTTGTGAGGAAttggagaaagcggaaccctcatgcattgttggtaagaatgcaaactggtacagctccTGTAAATACTATGGAAATAGTATGGAATAGTATGgtggaggtgaatcatgagagactatggactctgaaaaacaatctgaggggtttgaagtggcgggggggtgggaggtcggggttccaggtggtgggtattatagagggcacagattgcatggagcactgggtgtggtgaaaaaataatgatactgttatgctgaaaataaataaattttaaaaaatttatatatagaaaaaaaagttaaaaatagaattatcctacaatccaacaattgtactactaggtatttacccaaaggatacaaaatactaatttaaagggatatatgcaccctgatgtttacagcaacattattaacattagccaaattatggaaagatcccaaatgtccattgactgatgaatggacaaaatgaatggataaaaaagcgagatatatatatatatatattagaatattttgtatatagaatattagaatattaaccatcataaagaatgaaatcttgccatttgcaatggtgtgggtggagctagagagtattatgccaaACAAAATCAGTtaaagaaggacaaataccatatgatttcactcatatgtgcaagttgagaaacaaaacaaatgaacctaGGGGGAGAAAAGGCAAACCAAGGAAaagactcttacctatagagaacaaactgatggttaccagagggtggGTGGTAGGAGATGAGCTGGATAGGTGTtagggattaaggagagcacttgaaatgagcaccaggtgttatatgtaagtaatgaatcactacattctaaaccttaaattattattacaccatatgttaactaactggaatttaaataaaaacttgaaaataaatcaagaaactgATGTCTCAGTTGTCATTATTATGTTAATGATAGTATCATTTATTGGACATGAAAAAATCCTAAGCTGAACAATTTCTGTTAATTGTATTATAATTTCCAATATTATACTAGAGTTAattttaattctgcttttctcATTAAGGTAGAACAAACTGACTGTTAATCACTGATCAAATCATACAGATTCCAAAACTCACCTCAGTATAGTGAGAAAAGACAAATGGAGTATTGAACTTACTATTTTCTCCACATTTGCTTGTAATTAATGTAGACTTTCTCTTTTGCCATCGTGGAGAAGTACCATGCTTTACCAGTTCCAAGTTATAATTACGAACTTCATTCATTTCTAGAGAAAAACAGTTTAGGTCAATAGGAGTCATAGCCTTTCAGCCTCTTTGGTCatagtttttcatatttaaattgaCATACTGTTCATATCCTTTTTAAAGTATAACATCAAgttacttttgttttatattactTCATTATTACAATTTTTGTACTtgtaatatgaataaaattatatttattctatgGCAAATGGTCTTTAGCAGATCTGTGCTATAAAATATGGTAATTCTTAGTGTGTAATAAAAtctaacattaaaataaagacagtGTATAGTAAAATAGACAGGGACGTAGGGAGATAGCATGTGTTTAATTCATAGAGCCATATTTGCTAAATTAATAACCTCACAAATTAtacgcaaaaaaaaaaagaaagaaaagggaaaaaaggaatgaaacaccAAAGGATATTAACACAACTTGTCATGAGtggtttaaaaagtgaaattaaaatagcaTTCATTTAGAATCAATAATGTTAATCGTGTAGTAAACAgtaattgccttttttttccagtgaaggaaaagtaaaaagccACTTTGCTCTCTTCCTGAAATAGTAATCATTACTGAATACATAAAAACTTTACATAatgaaatgttaatattaattatCTTTTATACCTAAAACTAAACTAAAGCATTGTTTGTACATACCATATGTAACAGAGTTATCAAACATGTGAAGAGGATAGATattattttatggatgaaaaaattGAATGTTACAGGAGGCCAAAatcatatttgtatttaatataatGCTAGACATAGAAATTGACTAATGTACATATAACATGTTTTATATCTCTAtttgatataaaaagaaaactcaagtgCAGAGAAGATGTGGGTTGTCCAGATCTCAAAGCTAGAGACCAGtaaaagtttgtttaaaattctTCTAACTCTAAATCCTCATGCTGTCACTATTTCAGGCTACCTCAAATTGTGAAAGATTTTACTTTAGGTAGTTAAtgaaacaaaggaggaaaaaagcttTCGAGTTTTTGAAAactccatttaaaatataacatgaaatgaacataaatgaattaaagtaACTTGCTTTCTTATGCCTTGTACACTCATATCAAATTCTGGGAATCTTAAAATTATACACAGGCTAAACTACACATCTATGTGGAAAACACATACCCATGTTGGGATAAGCCCACCGATCTCGGATCAGGTTCATTGTCGGATTATGACTATTTAGTTACTCCAGAGATGAATCCAAAATCTTCATCTTGAAGATGACATATCTtccttagaaaaataagaatacacaAATATCACTCCCATTCATATATATAAAGGGGAAAACGAAAATAAGAGTTCATACAAGCCAGGTAAAATTaagtttttgcatttcttttagttaaaaataaaaaataaatattttaaaaatgcaataggtGTTCTTAATTCACCTACATTAAGCTActtaatcaaaaatattttccattattgaTCTTGAATAACAACACCCATAGTTTTCTATTTATAGTTATCTTACTTGGTGACAATTTTTTTTGGCAAGGCAAATTTGGGTAAGACATATGAATTTTTTGGATGCTTGTTTCTAATACATATTAATTCAACTTCTGTCCATagtatcatcattattatcatcatcatcaccataatcATCATTATCTATAAGTTATCATCACCatctttattagaaaaataatctcaTGTTTATTTATATAGTAACATCTTATAGTACCTAGAAGAGCTTTCAGAGAGAAAATggctattaaataaatatacatagtgaatagatttaaaaaaaaagctgtttcatATTTGATCATCATAGTAGGaagtaacaatattttttttcactttgcaaaTAAAGTCGTGTATCACAGAAGGTAAGTGCCCTGCATAAGAACAGAAAATTCCCATGTgtgaattaaaatggaaattcaatCTTTAAATCCCAAATGTAGATTGATTCCTCTAGTTTTGTTTAATGACAAGACTCCATCTTTTAACAACAT
This genomic interval from Mustela erminea isolate mMusErm1 chromosome 6, mMusErm1.Pri, whole genome shotgun sequence contains the following:
- the LOC116593260 gene encoding NKG2-D type II integral membrane protein isoform X4 → MNLIRDRWAYPNMEMNEVRNYNLELVKHGTSPRWQKRKSTLITSKCGENKSYCGPCPKNWICYKNNCYQFFNESKNWYQSQASCMSQNSSLLKIYSREDQDFFKLVKSYHWMGLIQIPANGSWQWEDGTILLQNQLTMVEMQNGTCAVYGSSFKGYTENCSTPNTYICMQRIV
- the LOC116593260 gene encoding NKG2-D type II integral membrane protein isoform X3; the protein is MNLIRDRWAYPNMEMNEVRNYNLELVKHGTSPRWQKRKSTLITSKCGENTLFNQEAPISLQESYCGPCPKNWICYKNNCYQFFNESKNWYQSQASCMSQNSSLLKIYSREDQDFFKLVKSYHWMGLIQIPANGSWQWEDGTILLQNQLTMVEMQNGTCAVYGSSFKGYTENCSTPNTYICMQRIV
- the LOC116593260 gene encoding NKG2-D type II integral membrane protein isoform X1, producing the protein MNLIRDRWAYPNMEMNEVRNYNLELVKHGTSPRWQKRKSTLITSKCGENTSPFFVARAIAIAMGIHFIIMVMICSAIFIHSLFNQEAPISLQESYCGPCPKNWICYKNNCYQFFNESKNWYQSQASCMSQNSSLLKIYSREDQDFFKLVKSYHWMGLIQIPANGSWQWEDGTILLQNQLTMVEMQNGTCAVYGSSFKGYTENCSTPNTYICMQRIV
- the LOC116593260 gene encoding NKG2-D type II integral membrane protein isoform X2, producing MNLIRDRWAYPNMEMNEVRNYNLELVKHGTSPRWQKRKSTLITSKCGENTSPFFVARAIAIAMGIHFIIMVMICSAIFIHSLFNQEAPISLQESYCGPCPKNWICYKNNCYQFFNESKNWYQSQASCMSQNSSLLKIYSREDQDFFKLVKSYHWMGLIQIPANGSWQWEDGTILLQNQFLAEYKSPDSEAK
- the LOC116593260 gene encoding NKG2-D type II integral membrane protein isoform X5 → MAKEKVYINYKQMWRKYISIFCSPRHCYSYGDPFHYNALFNQEAPISLQESYCGPCPKNWICYKNNCYQFFNESKNWYQSQASCMSQNSSLLKIYSREDQDFFKLVKSYHWMGLIQIPANGSWQWEDGTILLQNQLTMVEMQNGTCAVYGSSFKGYTENCSTPNTYICMQRIV